The Trichoderma breve strain T069 chromosome 2, whole genome shotgun sequence DNA segment AATGTCAAGTATGTCAAGGTCCGTGTCCGAACGACCAAGATTCCCCAGATTGGAGACAAGTTCGCCTCTCGTCACGGTCAAAAGGGCACTATTGGTGTTACTTACCGACAAGAGGACATGCCCTTCACAAGAGAAGGTGTCACTccagacatcatcatcaaccccCACGCCATTCCGTCCCGTATGACAATCGCTCACTTGATTGAGTGTCTCCTAAGTAAGGTCTCTACGCTGGAAGGTATGGAGGGTGATGCCACCCCCTTTACGGACGTCACGGTCGACTCGGTCTCAGAGCTGTTGCGAAAGCACGGCTACCAGTCACGAGGCTTTGAGATTATGTACAATGGCCATACAGGTCGCAAGCTGAGAGCCCAGGTGTTCTTCGGACCGACATACTACCAGCGACTCCGTCACATGGTGGATGACAAGATCCACGCTCGTGCCCGTGGTCCCGTGCAGATCATGACAAGACAGCCTGTGGAGGGTCGTGCCAGAGACGGTGGTCTCCGATTCGGAGAAATGGAACGTGATTGTATGATTGCTCACGGTGCCGCGTCGTTCCTCAAGGAGCGATTGTTCGAGGTGTCAGACGCCTTCCGAGTTCACATTTGCGAGATTTGTGGACTCATGACGCCTATTGCGTACGtatcctcttttctttttattgtCTGTCTAATTGCAATGATGCTAACTCATGTCACTAGCAACCTTTCTAAGCAATCGTTCGAGTGTCGACCTTGTAagaacaagaccaagattgCGCAGATTCACATCCCTTATGCTGCCAAGCTCCTGTTCCAGGAACTCCAGTCGATGAACATTGCGGCTCGCATGTTCACAAACCGGTCTGGCGCGTCCATCAGGTAAAACTTGGAGAGCATTGGCTTATACAAGCCACACCTTACTATTGCCGCGAGATTCACAAAAGATTGATTTGGGAACCTCGatattttttgctttctgCTTTGTTTCTTGGAGAACGGAAGATGGTGGAAATTGCTCTATGACAAAAATGGATACGGGACGTCTCGCTCCCATTGCTGCGCCAGCGAGGTAAATGCTGAGCGGAGAGTATGATTGTACATgtagaaaaaaataatacaATGAAGAAAgttaaaaagaaaaagaaaagagacgtCTATCTATCGTTGGACCTGCTCATATCGTGTCATGCGTAGGTACTTAGTGATTGCAAGGTGTGATTTgtctgctctgctgctgttacCTCGAACCGGCAGAAGCTTTGTTTAACGGTTCTAATGAGCTGTGAACGCTCTGCTCGCGCTTGTACTCCTCCTCCAGGGCCTTCTGCATGTCAAAGTCCAGTTGACGTTCTCTTTTGATACGCTGCTGCTCAATGTCACGGACAACGCCGGCATGCATCGCCTTTTGTAATTGCGTTAGCAGGGTAGGTTTCAAGAGGGTTAGGTAGTggcgaaaagagagagagaggatggtAGAGGTAGAAGGCATACGGTTTGTTCAGCTTTTTGCTGAAAGTGTACGAATACAATTACGCCGGCGGCGAAGAGGGATGTGGCGGCGAGGGAGAATTTCGATGCGGAAGACATGATGATTTATATGAGAGGTAGGTTGTTGAGTTTTCGTAAGTATTTGTTGCTTTTTGGGATAGATTGGCAATGGGAAGAGATTATCTTGAAGGATTGATGGTAATTTGCCGAATATACCACAGGAATAGCTGGTGGATGAGTGGGTGGTTTGTATGAGCGTGGGTGGTTGATATTATACGGATATAGCATGAGGATGAGAGTGAAGATTTCAGAGCTGTGTCGTGAGTGGTCAGATTGTTCCATTTGGCTAGAGGCAATGTACCCCCAGTGGCATGCACTAACATCC contains these protein-coding regions:
- a CDS encoding PET assembly of cytochrome c oxidase, mitochondrial domain-containing protein, which translates into the protein MSSASKFSLAATSLFAAGVIVFVHFQQKAEQTAMHAGVVRDIEQQRIKRERQLDFDMQKALEEEYKREQSVHSSLEPLNKASAGSR